One genomic region from Salvelinus fontinalis isolate EN_2023a chromosome 18, ASM2944872v1, whole genome shotgun sequence encodes:
- the LOC129816033 gene encoding photoreceptor ankyrin repeat protein-like, with protein MAAVKNSVSEDPLLGKGPDKDASEVSLSGSVLDSGSVLSDDSVLPDYEQEGDSQGTANTLYDACTRNDPLALQKVLERGVTKEEVMAVDHNGWTGLMVACYKGFLDIVQSLYHCPYLDINHQDNDGNTALMIAAQAGHTITVTYILNYYPGADTEIRDCRGFTALIKAAMQGRDDVVCSLVMAGADLNAIDTRKQKCVRDWALKTGRYETLSRLRRLNLRPRAEQFTESYVPEWPELKVLVAKATANKSAGQMITQCIRSTFSFNFPQDPQNNGVLDNMVRITTSIHSPLVATACRPLCPTSPPEVGKRRLAVPELMKKHSEKKLEESSVCHSNGSVSSIIPHIHSAETIATSCCVDTERRGSIISIASTGVRAFMPRNMAHRNSVFPSGCIPKIQIMKSGEPTPKKEKKKKGHKGHLELPIWKYKAEKQEKKEKKKAEKEKEKAKKEKERKKKREK; from the exons ATGGCTGCTGTGAAGAACTCTGTGTCTGAGGACCCCCTCCTGGGCAAAGGCCCTGACAAGGACGCCTCAGAGGTGTCTTTGTCAGGGAGTGTGTTAGACTCCGGGAGTGTTCTCTCAGATGACTCAGTGCTTCCAGACTACGAGCAGGAAGGTGATTCACAGGGTACTGCCAACACGCTGTATGATGCGTGCACTCGGAATGACCCCCTGGCGCTCCAAAAGGTTCTGGAGAGAGGGGTTACAAAAGAGGAGGTCATGGCGGTAGACCACAACGGCTGG ACTGGACTGATGGTGGCGTGCTATAAGGGGTTTTTGGACATTGTTCAATCTCTTTACCACTGTCCCTACCTGGACATAAATCACCAGGACAACGATGGCAACACAGCACTGATGATCGCTGCACAAGCAG GTCACACCATTACAGTGACCTACATCCTAAACTACTACCCCGGGGCAGACACAGAGATCCGGGATTGCCGTGGCTTCACCGCACTCATTAAAGCTGCCATGCAGGGCCGAGATGATGTGGTGTGTTCCCTCGTCATGGCCG GTGCAGACCTAAATGCAATAGACACCAGGAAGCAGAAGTGTGTGCGGGACTGGGCACTAAAGACGGGCCGCTACGAGACCTTGAGCCGCCTCCGCCGCCTCAACCTGCGGCCTAGAGCCGAGCAGTTTACTGAGAGTTACGTCCCCGAGTGGCCAGAACTGAAAGTGCTGGTGGCCAAAGCCACAGCCAACAAGAGCGCCGGCCAGATGATCACCCAGTGCATCAGGTCCACCTTCAGCTTCAACTTTCCCCAAGACCCCCAGAACAACGGGGTCTTGGACAATATGGTGCGTATCACCACCAGTATCCACAGCCCTTTGGTGGCCACCGCCTGCCGGCCGCTATGCCCCACCAGCCCCCCTGAGGTGGGAAAGAGGCGCTTGGCCGTGCCTGAGCTGATGAAGAAGCACTCAGAGAAGAAGCTGGAGGAGAGCTCTGTGTGCCACAGCAACGGCTCCGTCTCCTCCATCATTCCACACATCCACTCGGCCGAGACCATCGCCACGTCCTGCTGTGTGGACACAGAGCGCAGGGGCAGCATTATCTCTATAGCCTCCACCGGGGTGCGCGCCTTCATGCCCAGGAACATGGCCCACAGGAACAGTGTGTTCCCTTCCGGCTGCATCCCCAAGATCCAGATAATGAAATCTGGAGAGCCCACGCCTAAGAAGGAAAAAAAGAAGAAGGGGCACAAGGGTCACCTGGAGCTGCCCATATGGAAGTACAAAGCAGAGAAGcaagagaagaaggagaagaagaaggcagagaaagaaaaagagaaggcCAAGAAGGAAAAGGAAAggaaaaagaagagagagaagtag